A window of the Brassica napus cultivar Da-Ae chromosome C5, Da-Ae, whole genome shotgun sequence genome harbors these coding sequences:
- the LOC125587074 gene encoding uncharacterized protein LOC125587074, which translates to MVKTQAEGKAKAKRGRPFKNLNISEASTASSSSTAKKPIRKGMVSPKQTSSYSVQLSIMTNSSPLKSDHAAPDLEKPWFQEQYLSLAPGLLVGQISDVARSNVANGRLARHIRLAIRRSKHDKLQQQGKLKTYRYFATLPTELRRRKPDVNKWELVTCYACQAIVWIGEAVVQETRNSPRMFSICCQQGRVKLPPRRQPPSPLKELFDRPSFMLQIRVANGMLSFTSMGGQIDHTVTGTPGPFAFRLHGQTHHRIGSLLPPEGNAPQYLQMYIVDTENEVANRKKAFSKGTSSVEIDDSLIADLIKMLDENNHLAKTFRHARDRLLSSDAVEFSLTLVNQKHRGRQYDLPTAGEIGGLIIGDFNSESAGKDIVVEYKSAKLQRISDLHPLFMSLQYPLLFPYGEYGYDEKILYDVSVNSNIKREYMTMREYYAHQIQTRPSEGMTIIKSGRLLHQYIVDTYTATEQERLRFLRLNQKKLRAELYTNVCDTLDSGDTDAAHIGKKVILPSSFPAGPRYMSEKYQDDMALCRFYGNPNLFITFTAKPNWVELKEHLDAYEGDSPNNIPDLECRVFKLKLDEMMSDLKNCVFLPKTAAVAYTIEFQKRGLPHAHILLWFEGFRGEATAADIDQYISAELPDRDTDREGFELVKRHMIHGLCGKRRPQSPCMEKGECTKKYPKAYSNNTKIDKSGFVVYRRCVHSSAYVLKGTVELDNQYVVPHNLPLLKKYQAHINVEWCCKTSAVKYIFKYITMGVDRALLLLQEKGKSKEEIEKKKKHLELDEIDRFQECRYISACEASWRLFSFHIHHNQPSVMKLELHLPGKHRVLIDPIKSLEQVLSRENIEKTMLTAYFAANAKYEEARELTYIQFPSRFVYHSDIKEWTPRKHGTSIGRVPYVHPAAGDLYYLRIIVSVVKGALGFEHLATVGTTTFKEYWDACYALGLLDNDNEWHDAIVEPSFWATGRQLRRLFITILIYCEVGNPLKLWNHVWNILAEDILYMKQREFHFPGLILQEEELKQYTLMEIERLLKENDKSLADFPGMPKPNNSVLQEISNTVLRHELNYDTEKEAAEHDKLFTTMNEDQKSIYSSVIDSVNNKSGQLFFVYGAGGIGKTFLYRTIIAKLRSVGKVVIPVASAGIAALLLPGGRTAHSRFKLPLKLSETSLCEIKYGSMLVNLISKTDLIIWDEAPMAHRQTFETLDRTLRDLQAMEDPAAADKPFGGKTVLLGGDFRQILPVITQGSRQDTVRASISKSYLWPFARVHTLTINMRLSQADKEFAKWILEVGNGTTPTMATEGRCEEEKRAILAPTNASANEINSYLLSKVPSAEKEYLSSDSDAFESTPEEDFTNNYTQEYLNSLEFQGLPPHKLCLKVGAPVMMLRNLDQYYALCNGTQMVISRLGHRVLEAELLTRTHVGDRVLIPRIQLSPTDSIHPFTFRRRQYPIRLCYAMTINKSQGQSLKQVALYLRRPVFSHGQLYVALSRVTTPEGLKILDDSEGMARKDVVTNIVYREIFSNLQTSKSLRTKP; encoded by the exons ATGGTGAAGACTCAAGCTGAAGGTAAAGCAAAAGCTAAAAGAGGGAGACCtttcaaaaatcttaatatTTCTGAAGCTTCtacagcatcatcatcatctacagCGAAAAAACCCATAAGAAAAGGAATGGTTAGTCCTAAACAAACTTCTTCCTACTCTGTACAACTAAGTATTATGACTAACTCAAGTCCTTTAAAATCGGATCATGCAGCACCTGATCTAGAGAAACCTTGGTTTCAAGAGCAATATCTATCACTCGCACCAGGCCTCTTAGTCGGCCAAATATCAGATGTAGCTCGCTCTAATG TGGCTAATGGAAGACTGGCAAGACACATAAGACTTGCAATCCGCCGAAGCAAACATGACAAGTTGCAACAGCAAGGCAAGCTAAAAACATACAGATACTTTGCAACGCTTCCAACtgaat TGAGGAGAAGAAAACCAGATGTAAATAAGTGGGAGTTGGTAACATGCTATGCTTGTCAAGCTATTGTCTGGATTGGTGAGGCTGTGGTGCAGGAGACACGAAATTCCCCCAGGATGTTTAGCATATGCTGTCAGCAAGGACGTGTGAAGCTGCCACCTAGACGTCAGCCACCATCACCTTTGAAAGAGCTGTTTGATAGACCAAGTTTTATGCTACAGATTCGAGTGGCTAATGGAATGTTATCATTCACATCGATGGGTGGTCAGATTGACCACACTGTGACAGGCACTCCTGGACCCTTCGCATTTAGGCTCCATGGACAGACTCACCACAGGATTGGCTCTCTCCTTCCACCTGAAGGCAATGCTCCACAGTATCTGCAGATGTATATAGTGGACACAGAGAATGAGGTAGCAAACAGAAAGAAGGCTTTCAGCAAAGGTACATCCTCTGTGGAGATTGATGACAGTTTGATAGCTGATTTAATCAAGATGTTGGATGAGAATAACCACCTGGCCAAAACTTTCCGTCATGCAAGAGATCGTCTTTTATCCAGTGATGCAGTTGAGTTCAGTCTCACCTTGGTAAATCAAAAGCATAGAGGGAGGCAATATGACTTGCCAACTGCTGGAGAGATTGGTGGCCTTATAATTGGTGATTTCAATTCAGAATCGGCAGGTAAAGACATTGTGGTTGAGTACAAATCAGCAAAGCTCCAGAGGATAAGCGATTTACACCCTCTATTTATGAGCCTTCAGTACCCATTACTCTTTCCATATGGAGAATATGGTTATGACGAGAAAATACTCTATGATGTGTCTGTCAACTCAAATATAAAAAGAGAATACATGACAATGAGAGAATATTATGCTCACCAGATCCAAACTAGGCCATCTGAGGGTATGACTATCATCAAGTCAGGAAGGCTACTACATCAGTATATTGTTGATACCTACACTGCAACAGAGCAGGAGAGACTTCGGTTTCTCAGACTTAACCAGAAGAAACTGCGAGCTGAATTATATACAAATGTCTGCGACACCTTAGACAGTGGAGATACAGATGCTGCGCACATAGGGAAAAAAGTCATACTGCCTTCTTCATTCCCTGCAGGACCCCGCTATATGTCTGAGAAATATCAAGATGACATGGCTCTCTGTCGTTTTTATGGTAACCCCAACCTTTTCATCACATTCACAGCAAAACCAAATTGGGTTGAACTGAAAGAGCACCTGGACGCCTACGAAGGTGACTCGCCCAACAACATACCAGACCTTGAGTGCAGAGTTTTTAAACTTAAGCTTGACGAGATGATGTCAGACCTTAAGAATTGTGTTTTCCTTCCAAAAACGGCTGCAG TAGCCTACACGATTGAGTTTCAAAAACGGGGACTCCCCCACGCCCATATTCTTCTTTGGTTCGAAGGATTTAGAGGAGAGGCCACAGCAGCAGATATTGATCAGTACATATCAGCTGAGCTCCCTGACAGAGACACAGACCGAGAGGGCTTCGAGTTGGTTAAGAGACACATGATTCACGGGCTGTGTGGAAAAAGACGGCCACAATCACCCTGTATGGAGAAAGGAGAGTGCACAAAGAAGTATCCTAAAGCCTACTCAAACAACACAAAGATTGATAAGTCTGGCTTTGTTGTTTACAGAAGATGTGTTCATAGCAGCGCCTACGTTTTGAAAGGAACTGTGGAGCTAGACAATCAATACGTGGTGCCACATAACCTACCACTCCTCAAAAAATATCAAGCCCATATCAATGTTGAGTGGTGCTGCAAGACCAGTGctgttaaatatattttcaaatacataACTATGGGGGTGGATCGAGCACTGCTACTGCTTCAGGAGAAGGGGAAGAGCAAAGAAgaaatagagaaaaagaaaaagcacCTTGAGCTTGATGAAATAGACAGATTTCAGGAGTGTCGTTATATTTCAGCATGTGAGGCTTCATGGAGATTGTTTTCTTTTCACATCCACCACAACCAGCCTTCGGTGATGAAACTGGAACTTCACCTTCCAGGGAAGCACAGGGTTCTAATTGATCCCATTAAGAGTTTAGAGCAAGTTCTCTCAAGAGAAAATATCGAGAAAACAATGCTCACTGCGTATTTTGCTGCAAACGCCAAATATGAAGAAGCCAGGGAGCTTACGTACATTCAGTTCCCATCCCGGTTTGTCTACCATAGTGACATAAAAGAATGGACACCACGGAAACATGGTACATCAATAGGCCGAGTCCCCTATGTCCACCCAGCTGCAGGCGACTTATACTACCTTCGAATCATCGTCAGCGTTGTTAAAGGGGCACTTGGTTTTGAGCACCTCGCCACTGTGGGCACTACAACATTTAAGGAGTATTGGGATGCCTGCTATGCGCTTGGTTTATTGGACAACGATAATGAATGGCATGATGCTATAGTTGAACCATCTTTCTGGGCAACAGGTCGTCAGCTAAGGAGGTTATTCATCACGATCTTGATCTACTGTGAAGTTGGAAACCCTCTTAAGCTTTGGAATCATGTGTGGAACATATTGGCTGAGGATATTTTGTATATGAAACAGAGAGAATTTCATTTTCCAGGCTTGATTCTACAGGAAGAGGAGTTGAAGCAGTACACATTAATGGAGATAGAAAGACTCCTCAAAGAGAATGATAAATCACTGGCTGATTTCCCTGGCATGCCAAAGCCAAATAACAGTGTTCTTCAGGAGATATCAAACACCGTCCTCCGGCATGAGCTCAACTATGACACCGAAAAAGAGGCTGCAGAGCATGACAAACTTTTTACCACGATGAATGAGGACCAGAAAAGCATCTACAGCTCGGTTATAGATTCTGTCAACAACAAATCTGGCCAGTTGTTCTTTGTTTATGGGGCTGGAGGAATCGGAAAGACTTTTTTATACAGAACTATTATTGCCAAACTCCGATCAGTTGGTAAAGTGGTGATACCAGTGGCATCAGCTGGAATTGCAGCACTGTTATTACCAGGAGGAAGAACAGCGCACTCCCGCTTCAAGCTTCCTCTCAAATTGAGCGAAACATCTCTCTGTGAGATTAAATATGGCTCTATGTTGGTAAATCTGATCTCCAAAACAGACTTGATCATATGGGACGAGGCTCCTATGGCTCACCGTCAGACTTTTGAAACGTTGGACCGCACACTTAGAGACCTACAAGCTATGGAGGATCCAGCAGCTGCTGATAAACCTTTTGGTGGAAAGACAGTTCTTCTTGGGGGTGATTTCAGACAGATTTTGCCTGTTATAACTCAGGGATCTAGGCAGGACACAGTCAGAGCTTCTATCAGTAAGTCGTACCTCTGGCCCTTTGCACGAGTCCACACTTTAACCATCAACATGAGACTGAGCCAAGCTGACAAAGAATTTGCAAAATGGATACTCGAAGTTGGTAATGGAACAACGCCAACTATGGCAACAGAGGGTAGATGTGAAGAGGAAA AAAGAGCTATCTTAGCACCCACAAACGCTAGTGCCAATGAGATCAACTCCTATCTTCTGTCTAAGGTTCCATCCGCAGAGAAAGAGTATTTAAGTTCAGACAGTGATGCTTTTGAGAGCACACCAGAGGAGGATTTTACAAATAATTACACTCAAGAATACTTAAACTCGCTAGAGTTTCAAGGTTTGCCACCGCATAAACTATGTCTGAAGGTTGGTGCTCCTGTGATGATGTTGCGCAATCTGGACCAGTATTATGCGCTATGCAATGGAACACAAATGGTTATTTCACGGTTGGGCCACAGAGTTCTAGAGGCTGAGCTTTTAACAAGGACTCATGTTGGAGACAGAGTTCTTATTCCAAGGATACAATTATCCCCAACGGACAGTATTCATCCTTTTACTTTTCGCAGAAGGCAATACCCAATCAGATTGTGTTATGCGATGACAATAAATAAGAGCCAAGGTCAGAGTCTGAAACAGGTTGCACTCTACCTTCGTAGACCAGTTTTTAGTCATGGCCAGCTGTATGTTGCTCTCTCACGAGTCACGACTCCAGAAGGATTGAAGATACTTGATGACAGTGAAGGCATGGCAAGGAAAGACGTTGTTACTAATATTGTCTACAGAGAGATATTCAGTAATCTCCAGACCAGTAAGTCACTTAGAACCAAACCCTGA
- the LOC125587073 gene encoding ATP-dependent DNA helicase PIF1-like, translated as MKRKEFRFPGLELQDEQLKQYTLLEVEKHLKEHNQSLADYVDMPQPKNSILSEINNQVLRQELMYDVEKEKETHRVLFSAMNIDQQKVYDAVLKSVDERLGQLIFVSGAGGTGKTYLYRTIIARLRSVGKVVIPVATSGIAALLLPGGRTAHSRLKLPLNLDDRSMCEIHKGSSLAALISKADLIIWDEAPMAHRHAFETLDRSFRDLLSHENPEAGTQPFGGKTVLLGGDFRQILPFIPHGKRPDTVLASISKSYLWKMARVFTLSINMRLRQEDKDFAKWILQVGDGEADALTSNKPKHEEGNQIIVDKRFLISRSEPPHEALAHSAYPNFLHNYRDKDYLKERAVLTPTNNTVHEVNAYLLSKIPSQAREYLSSDSVELEATPDDDWTTHYPPEYLNSLEFSGLPNHRLCLKVGAPVMMLRNLNQDQGLCNGTRMVVTRPGNRVVKARIMTGTDVREEVLIPRIRLSPTDTMHPFTFNRRQFPIRLCYAMTINKGQGQSLNQVALYLPRPVFTHGQLYVAMSRVTTPNGLKILDETSDMDGEDGVTNIV; from the coding sequence ATGAAACGAAAGGAGTTTCGATTTCCAGGTCTCGAATTACAAGATGAGCAGTTAAAGCAGTATACACTGCTCGAGGTtgaaaaacacttaaaagaGCATAACCAGTCTCTAGCAGACTATGTTGATATGCCTCAGCCAAAGAATTCAATACTATCAGAGATAAACAACCAAGTTTTGCGGCAGGAACTGATGTATGACGTTGAAAAGGAGAAGGAGACACATAGAGTATTGTTTTCGGCGATGAATATTGATCAGCAGAAAGTATATGATGCTGTTCTGAAGTCAGTAGACGAACGGTTGGGACAATTAATTTTTGTCTCAGGTGCAGGAGGCACAGGAAAGACATACCTATACAGAACTATTATCGCAAGGCTTAGGTCAGTTGGCAAAGTAGTTATACCGGTTGCTACATCTGGCATCGCAGCACTGCTGCTCCCAGGAGGAAGGACAGCGCACTCTCGGTTGAAATTACCTCTGAATCTAGATGATCGTTCAATGTGTGAAATTCACAAAGGGTCAAGTTTAGCCGCATTGATATCTAAGGCGGACCTAATAATATGGGACGAAGCTCCGATGGCACACCGACACGCTTTTGAAACCCTGGATCGTTCCTTCAGAGATTTGTTATCGCATGAGAATCCAGAAGCTGGCACACAGCCCTTTGGTGGCAAGACGGTGCTTCTCGGCGGGGATTTCCGGCAGATTTTGCCATTTATTCCACATGGAAAAAGGCCAGACACTGTTCTCGCATCCATTAGCAAATCATATCTATGGAAAATGGCACGCGTATTCACCTTATCTATCAACATGCGGCTGCGGCAAGAGGACAAGGACTTCGCAAAATGGATACTACAAGTCGGAGATGGGGAAGCTGACGCTTTGACGTCGAATAAACCAAAACACGAGGAAGGGAATCAGATTATTGTGGACAAAAGGTTCTTGATCTCTCGCTCTGAGCCACCACACGAAGCTTTGGCGCATTCTGCTTATCCGAACTTTCTCCATAACTACCGGGATAAGGATTACCTAAAAGAGAGAGCCGTGCTGACACCTACCAATAATACCGTACATGAGGTGAACGCCTATCTCCTCTCCAAGATCCCATCACAGGCTAGAGAGTATTTGAGTTCTGATTCTGTTGAGCTAGAAGCTACGCCAGACGATGATTGGACCACCCACTACCCGCCAGAGTACCTCAATTCACTAGAGTTTTCGGGCCTGCCTAACCACAGATTGTGCCTCAAAGTTGGTGCTCCGGTGATGATGCTGCGCAATCTTAACCAGGATCAAGGTTTGTGCAATGGTACAAGAATGGTGGTTACTCGCCCAGGTAACAGGGTTGTTAAGGCGAGAATCATGACTGGGACAGATGTCAGAGAAGAAGTTTTGATCCCTAGAATACGACTTAGTCCCACTGATACCATGCATCCCTTCACCTTTAATCGAAGACAATTCCCGATCAGACTGTGCTATGCCATGACAATCAACAAGGGCCAGGGCCAAAGCCTGAACCAAGTTGCTTTATATCTTCCTCGCCCTGTTTTTACTCATGGGCAGTTGTACGTTGCCATGTCTCGAGTAACAACTCCGAATGGGCTTAAGATTTTAGACGAGACTTCCGATATGGACGGTGAAGATGGAGTTACTAATATTGTATAG
- the LOC106425561 gene encoding probable replication factor A 73 kDa subunit: MPYSQILELANTGKQLPDIIGELNAIRSTITDRLPGAQRVMLTLRLESGENVCVSMFDSMALAFHAKLDSYGREPKVIIVTSVNPKIVGGRLFLNGTSGTHLYFDSETAAGKDLFDTLPGHGGDPGSSTSKVVHAQKIEPMTISELNQFITTADSQIIEFLCTAKVTGIQQDDGWCYIGCSGCSKKLVREISSFTCASCNETNDVAALRYRVTLSVSDNTDTASFLAFDMEMAKLTNIQASEAAQIVGIGVDAQVDTELPRSLADIVGKTYTFQLKLNDFNFSSKHQTFTISRIFPERVFAPMPAFVVADGADVPVDAPPEVVAQPPNANVGTTSTVADNPTSSDASTAKRPPPAKDQDDVDKTAPKKAHVE; this comes from the exons ATGCCATACAGCCAAATACTTGAGCTCGCAAACACTGGCAAGCAGCTTCCTG ACATAATAGGTGAGTTGAATGCGATCAGAAGCACAATCACAGACCGTTTACCAGGGGCACAGCGTGTCATGCTAACTCTGCGTCTTGAAAG TGGCGAAAACGTGTGTGTGAGTATGTTTGACTCCATGGCTCTTGCGTTTCATGCCAAACTTGACAGTTATGGGAGGGAGCCCAAAGTCATAATTGTTACTAGCGTCAATCCTAAGATAGTTGGTG GCCGTCTGTTTTTGAATGGTACTTCCGGCACACATCTTTACTTTGACTCTGAGACAGCCGCCGGGAAAGATTTGTTTGACAC GTTGCCAGGTCATGGGGGAGACCCAGGATCATCTACTTCGAAGGTCGTTCATGCACAGAAGATTGAACCAATGACCATCTCCGAGCTTAACCAGTTCATTACCACCGCTGATTCACAG ATAATAGAGTTTCTTTGCACCGCTAAGGTCACTGGTATCCAGCAGGATGACGGTTGGTGTTATATTGGTTGCTCCGGTTGTTCAAAGAAACTTGTCCGGGAGATATCCTCTTTCACATGTGCTTCATGCAATGAAACTAATGATGTTGCTGCGCTCAG GTACCGAGTGACGTTGTCTGTCTCAGACAACACTGACACCGCATCTTTCCTAGCTTTTGATATGGAGATGGCTAAACTAACTAACATTCAAGCATCTGAGGCTGCTCAAATTGTG GGGATTGGTGTTGATGCTCAGGTTGACACGGAACTTCCTCGGTCCCTTGCTGATATTGTTGGAAAAACCTACACCTTCCAGCTCAAATTGAATGATTTCAATTTCTCCTCCAAGCACCAAACCTTCACTATCTCTCGCATCTTTCCGGAGCGAGTGTTTGCGCCCATGCCTGCATTTGTAGTTGCT GACGGAGCAGATGTTCCCGTCGATGCACCTCCTGAGGTAGTGGCTCAGCCACCAAATGCCAACGTTGGAACCACTTCCACTGTAGCAGACAATCCAACTTCATCTGATGCTTCAACTGCTAAACGTCCACCACCGGCCAAAGACCAAGATGATGTTGACAAGACTGCCCCAAAGAAGGCACATGTGGAATGA
- the LOC106400122 gene encoding uncharacterized protein LOC106400122, with protein MAKVFFSDLKSGRCSSVVEARLLRFWEARNVKRGGELMWMDLLMVDVNSTMMQVTISAGRLPQFREMLHAGTMFSVSGFEVSRCAQNFWFTDSSLMIRFNESTSFQKLTEPVSLLPEEAFRFHNQSELIGLANTNTQLPDIIGEILSVKSTVCDPPEEKNRVIVTLKLDSDETVTLSFFDSQAVAFHKQLEAMRFDPKVMVVTSINPKIVRGRLFLNATSGTHVYFDKKTRAGDARFYKLIARDTGLPSAAPLLRSYAKVKTMTIADLSSFIVTAESQEIDFLCTGKVVRVDTYKGWCYVACSKCSKKLQRTESAFTCGVCNNSHAVGALLYRVEMAISDDTAEGTFVWFDGVLTKLHSIQASEAAQMLAEDGVNPEDTRLPPFIADMEGKTYTFQVRVTAFNFTEHHKTFTITRIAEDHGRLPVDGVGNNGDDDDDDDNADNPNIKPSPAADDQGGTSKARKKTDAVSSKMVKKARAG; from the exons ATGGCAAAGGTTTTCTTTTCCGATCTCAAGTCTGGGCGGTGCTCATCTGTTGTGGAGGCGAGACTGCTTCGATTCTGGGAGGCTAGGAATGTTAAGCGTGGTGGAGAGCTAATGTGGATGGATCTGCTCATGGTTGATGTCAAC TCGACTATGATGCAAGTCACGATCAGTGCTGGCCGTCTCCCACAGTTCCGGGAAATGCTCCATGCCGGGACAATGTTTTCCGTGTCCGGTTTTGAAGTCTCCAGATGCGCGCAGAATTTTTGGTTCACTGATTCGTCTTTGATGATCCGGTTCAACGAGTCCACCTCATTCCAAAAGTTGACCGAACCTGTCTCCCTCTTGCCAGAGGAAGCATTCCGGTTCCATAACCAATCGGAGCTGATTGGTCTTGCCAATACAAATACTCAGCTACCAG ACATCATAGGTGAGATATTGAGTGTGAAGAGCACGGTTTGCGATCCTCCGGAGGAGAAGAATCGTGTTATTGTGACTCTGAAGCTGGATAG TGATGAGACTGTCACTTTAAGCTTCTTTGACTCTCAGGCTGTTGCTTTCCATAAACAGCTTGAGGCTATGAGGTTTGATCCAAAGGTCATGGTCGTCACTAGCATAAATCCCAAGATTGTCAGAG GTCGTCTGTTTCTTAACGCTACGTCGGGAACACACGTGTATTTTGATAAGAAGACTAGAGCAGGGGATGCTCGATTTTACAA GTTGATCGCCAGAGATACCGGTTTGCCGTCGGCCGCTCCGCTGCTAAGGTCGTATGCGAAGGTGAAGACTATGACAATTGCTGACCTCAGCAGTTTCATCGTTACTGCTGAATCTCAG GAGATTGATTTTCTGTGCACCGGGAAGGTTGTCCGTGTTGACACGTATAAGGGGTGGTGTTATGTTGCTTGCTCCAAATGCAGTAAGAAATTACAGCGGACTGAGTCTGCATTCACGTGTGGAGTATGCAATAATTCACATGCTGTTGGGGCCCTTCT CTATCGTGTGGAGATGGCAATATCTGATGATACTGCAGAAGGAACATTCGTATGGTTCGATGGTGTATTAACGAAGCTGCATAGTATCCAAGCAAGTGAAGCTGCACAGATGCTG GCTGAAGACGGTGTGAACCCTGAGGACACTAGGTTACCTCCGTTCATTGCAGACATGGAAGGAAAAACGTACACTTTCCAAGTGAGGGTCACTGCGTTCAACTTCACCGAGCATCACAAGACATTCACCATAACACGTATTGCTGAGGATCATGGTCGTCTGCCAGTAGATGGCGTGGGGAACAAT ggagatgatgatgacgatgatgataaTGCTGACAACCCGAACATCAAGCCATCACCTGCTGCTGATGACCAAGGTGGAACCAGTAAGGCGCGTAAGAAGACTGACGCAGTATCGTCAAAGATGGTGAAGAAGGCACGTGCTGGTTGA